The region CCCCACAGGGGTATCCTCTTTTTCAGAATTCCTAGAACCCCTGTGTGCAAAGTTCTACATAAGCAGCCATGCCCCCAATAGGCCTTCCCCACTAAAATAGCTAACTGTAGGAATTACAGAGTGACAGATGTAGGTTCCAGCCCATTCCTGACCTGCAATTGGGGCCGCTGGGGAAAGCCTAGCTTGGGCATTGCACAAGACAGCAGATCCTGCGGTGAGAATCCTGGCCAGGTGGAGACTACCCAGAATAATCAGTAAAGTTAGGAGCTCAGGAGCTTCCTGTTTCTAAATGGAACTAGCTTCCATGTCCTTTCCTTATGGCAGGGATATGGTAAGAGAAATCGCAGGACAATGGGAATATGCAGTCATAACACCCAAGGAGAGTCATGCGGGGACTATGGCTGGaaccctcttcctgcttcctctgggcTTTCCCAATATACCTGGCCCCTTCTCTGTCTAACAGAGGCTTGATGCAAACAGGAAGAAGCCCATTATCTCTTCCTTCCAGTTCCTTtggtatatctttttttttgtttgtttgtttgtttttgtttttcaagacaaggtttctctgtggctttgaagcctgtcttggaactagctcttgtaaaccaggctggccttgaactcacagagatcagccctTTGGGATATCATTTAAGCCACAGTCTGGGtaggaaggcaggcagaatgggaaCTGCACGAATGAGGCTGAGAACAATCCAAGGAGATGGACAGGAATGCTCAAAGGAACTTCTCCCAGTGGAAAACAAAGTGGTTCCATGCAAACACAACAGTGGCCATATGGCATACACACCTAGGTACTGTCCACTTCCAGGCCCCACTGACCCATAccccacaggcacacacctgCCCAAGGCTGTCTTCCTAAAGCACTGGAGTCGCATCTCCCAGTACCTTCTCTGGGCTTCTGGATGGCGAGGTCTAGTGTCTCCCTGGCCCCCACTCACTGCCATCAACTGAAGCCCCGCTGTCCCTGCATTCTTCCTTCTACAGCCAGGAGACTCCTGTAAGTTGGGGGAACTCTTCTTTGGGAGAGTGTGCTGATCACAAGCCACTTGTCTGGCTGGGTTAGCATTAGTCCCtcccttctctgagcctcagtttctcactGGCAAGGCTGAGTGGGTCAGAGGTCCTGCATGGGTCTTCCAGGCCCCAAAGCTGGCTCCTGGTGGGTGCTTCTTTCATTCCCTGGGGCCTAGTGATGGGCAGGTGTTCTCTCTTGACTAGGAAaggaattttaatgttttaaatagttttaaatagtTGTCACCCTCTGATAAGACAAATAAGCCCTTCGCCAAAGATAAGTGAAGCCAGGTAAAAGACAGCCCTTTGCACAAGGAAACAGAGGCTGCCGGCAACTCTGTGTTTATGTAATAGTCTAGGTCTGCTGGGCTTAGGGGGCTCAGCCAAACAGAAAGAACAAGGGCAAACCCAAGATGCTACTATCTTCCTACCCTGGACAAGGTGGGAACACTGCCTTATAGGACAGATCAATATGGTTAGGCAGATGGAGAATTCTACCGCAGGAAGCGTTACAGGGCTGAACAGTGGAGGAGTCTGGTTGGTTgggtttgggctttttttttttttttttttgtagcctgCCTACAGTGGAAAAGCTGGGGCGATAGAAGTGTGAAAGCCAGCAGGgtgggggtaaaaaaaaaaaggctcccaGGAGAGGCCCAGAAGGGGAAGGTGGAAGAAGGTGCTAGGACTCTTCTCCAGAGAGCAGGGTGGCAGGGACAGGGAGGAGACAACAGAGCTGAGACTTGGCGTTTGGGAAGCAGCTGGGTCAGTCTGGTGACAGTGATCATCAGGTCCCAGGATTTCACGATGGTGACATAAAGCTTCCAGGCAAAGCAGATGGAATGGTAGGGTACTTCCAAACCACAATGGGGAAGTTAGTCTGGGGGAGGGCTCTAGGAGTGGAAATGTTGCCTATCATGCTGAACTCAAGACAGAGCTAAACACCAAACCAAGTACTTCCCAGGACCATGACTTGCACAGAACATGACCACTCTGATATGTGAGTAAGAGTGACTTAGGTCACTAATACTAATAAACAGGAATTAGATGTGGAGCCCACTCAGCCTGTCTTCTCCCTGCTCTGGAAAGTCTCTGGGACAGctaatacacagacacagacacacacacacacacacacacacacacacacacacactacacacactggTGGCTATCCAGTAAGTTGCTTCATCCTCCCAAAAAGGCAAGGGAAATCATCTTGGGAGTTCGTACTTCCTCCAGAACAGAGAACAGCTTCTTctggcctcaccctctctgaatCTCTTCTGAAGACCCTGGGCACACACAAATGTCACCTCCCAGTCTCCAACCACAGCAGTGAATCAGGCCATTTACTCAAATCCATGTTAATGAGTTTTTTCTGTCACCTAATTAGTTCACAGTGAGCTCTGCCTTGAGAGAGAAGAAGCAGGCTGGGAAAAGATCAAAAGGAAGTCAGAAGGGGATGTTACAACAAAAGGGGCCCAGATCTAAGGGGAGGGGGGTTTGTCTACTCACGTAAGTAAGATTCAAGACTCATCAGCGATGGATacaatagaaaagcaaaacagggaTGTTCAAGTACAGAGGGCTCCAAAGTCTCACACAAGATGAAGCTGGGAACAGGATCTGAACTATAGGGCCCAAAGAGTGGGCATACCCTTCTCAACCCCATGTCAGCAGCAACTGGCCTTGGCTCTCCCTGCATTGCCACTAAGGCAGAACCCACCTCCTGCTGGTGGGCGTCCCCCTTCAAGCAGAGTTGGAAAAGGAAGCAGATGGACCAGGGCGAGGCCCATCTGTCCAAGTTGGCTAGAAGGTCAACACTGCCACTGGGGTGCCTGTTGCTACTGCCAGCCGGCCTCCACCGCACCAGAGGTAGTGGGGCTCCATGCCAGCAGTGTGTCCCCAATTAATGTGCCCTTCTGCGGCCCCAGTTCATGACCCAAGTGCCCACAGGAAGGACCATTGTTTGGAGCAGCGAATGGTCTGGAGTTTATAGTCCCTATATCCAGGTCCGACCTCCCTGGAGGTCAGTCAGCATCCGGTAGCCCCAATGTATATACCTCCACCTAAGCAGGCATGAATGTCCTGGGGGTTAGAGGACACTGACAGCGCCCAGAGGGACCATCCAGCGCCTCCCACGCGGCCACAGCTCCCCAGCCCTGCGCCAGGCCAGGCCAGCGCCCGCCGGGCCGCAGAAGAGTGGGGGTGGGTGTGCGTCGGGAGAGGGCGCCGCGGGGTGCGCCACCCTCCTAAGCCTGCGGGAGCGGTCCAGGAAGACTGCCATCCACTAACCCGAGGTTCTGATCCTCTACCCCTACTGCCGGCCAGAGCCACGGCATCAGCTAAGATTATTCCCGAGCATCGGCCCCACCTTCACAACCCACCAAGGTCTTCCGTCGCGCCCACCCGGCCCGCTGATGCCTGGCCAGATGTGGCCCCAAGGCCCTTGGCGACTCAGAGTGCATCAGTCCTTGGAGCGACACCACCTTCACCTCCTGGGTCACGAAGAGCAAAAAGCGTGTCCACTAGCTCAAGacggaccccccccccaaaaaaagtgtTCCTAGCTAAGACATGGAAAAACCTGGACCAGCTGGGGCTCTGCAGCGCCAATTAGCAAACCGCGAACCTCAGCTCCACAAGACCCCTGAGCGCCAGAGAGGGGCCGGGCCCGAACACGGGCCCGGGCCGTGGAGTGCCCCCGCCAGCGCTGCAAAGGCCACCGCGCCCCAGCTCCCGCAGCCCCCCGGCTCCGCTCACCCTCGATGGAGATGACGTGCTCTCGAATCTGGTTCTGCAGCGCCAAATCCTCGATGCGCTCGATCAGATCGTAGATGGCGTAGATGTTGGGGTGTACCGACTCGAAGCGCTGGATCTCCGCCCGGATAGCGGCCGAGTTAGAGAGCGCGAACTGTTGGGGGGGCCCGCCGGCCAGCTGCTGCGAGGGGCCGCCACCCCCGGCTCCTGGCCCCGCGCCGCCGAACTGCCCGCCGCCCCCCGctccgccgccaccgccaccgccgcccCCCGGCGCCGCCAGGCTCTGCTGCTGTTGAGGACTCTGGCCCCCGCCCGCCTGGAAGTTCATGGCTCCGGAGCCGCGGGGCCCGAAACGGGCCCAGCCAGGGCCCGGGGCGgcgcggtggcggcggcggcgagcGGGCGCGCGGGCGCGCGGCGCTGGAGGGACCCGAACTGAGAAGCGCGCGGCGCCGGGCTAGCGCATGAGGCCCGGAGCCGAGGCCAGAAGGCGCGGCCGCGCACGCTGGGGCCGCCGCCCGGCGTTTACCGGCGCTGAGATCCCGCCGCCTCGGAGCTGCCTCCAGCGGCAACAACAACGGGACCGGGAGCGCGCGGCCCGGGCCCTCCCCCCGCGTCATGCGCACGCACCGCCGCCCCCGCCGGCTCCGGCACACGCAGCCGAGCCCCCCTCCCAACCGCCCCCGCCCCCCAGCGCGTCGCCCTGCGCCCCCGCCCCTCTCTCGCTCAGGCTCAGCAGCCTCCACCCCCAAGAGCCGCGCGTTGGCCGCGACGCGCGGCCCCACCCACCCGCCTAGGCCCTTCCGCCCGCTCGCccgttccccccacccccttatCCCTCGGCGCCTCGAGGCCACCCGCCCGGGGACACGACCGCGCTGTCCCCACGACCGGCCAGCTGCCTTTTCACCTCTGCTCTGCTCTAGACCGCTGTGGAATCCCTGGCCCACTCCGAACAGTTCCCTGCGCCCGAGGGTACTGATAAATGGGGTTGATTGGCCGAGAAGCTCGCACAGGCCCAACGGCGCCACCCTCTTTTGGTGCAGCACCGGCACCTCTGTCCCCAGGCCTCGAGGTCAGCCCTAGGGATCGTGCCTTGGTTCTCTTCCCTGGCTCTCTGCCCGGGTCTCCACTGCTGACTGTGGCTGGGAGACAGGGACGGGTTCCCTCGCTCCTATTTCCAGTTCTCCGTGAGTTTCACCAGAGGGCCCTGCAAATGACGCTTAGAAACAATAGTGTCCCAATTCTTATCTCCCAGTGATAGCCCTCTCCCAAAATACCTTCCCCTGCCAAACTGAGGAGAGTTCATTGGTTCATTACCGAAATTCACCAGAACCCACATAGGGCTCATAATTTTTCTTGTCCTACCCCCTTGTCTATCTTGTCCCCTACTAGGGCTAGAGAGCTTCCTTCAAGGTTCCGGTGCTAATTAATCCACATTCCCAAGGCAGATTCCCCAAACCTCCAAGAGGTGACCTGTGCAAGTGCAAGGGAGTGACCCTGTGGAATAATTTGCTAGAGTATGACAGGTATCATGATGTATACCTGTTATCCTAGCACAGGGGAGGTGGGGTaggaagatcaggtgttcaaggacagcctgggctatttaatgagactgtctcaaaaaccaaatcagCTGAATATGAGtacgtgcctgtaatcctggtACCAGGAAGGTAGAGCCTAGAAAATCACCAAACCTGtctgaaagagaaaagcaacaccaggcagtgatggtccacatctttaatcctagttgGGGATGGAAGGGggtgacaggcagatctctgagttcatagccagcctggtctacatatcgagttcaggacagtcaaagctacacagagaaacctgtcttaggttaagagcaccgactgctcttccagaggtcctgagttcaattcccagcaaccacatgctcacagccatctataatgagatctagtgccctcttctggcatgcaaacatacgtggaagaaatgttgtatacataataaataaatctttaaaaaaagaaaagaaaaaaaagaaaatcaatggggctggagagatggttcagtggttaagagcactgactgctcttccagaggacctgagttcaattcccagcacccacatggtggctcacaaccatctgtaactctagtttcagggaatTAAACACCTTCTGCAGGTACCAGGTgctcatgtgtatgcacatgctgCATAGACACAGAAGAGTTGTccttaaagaaaaacaactctgccgggcggtggtggcgcacgcctttaatcccagcacttgggaggcagaggcaggcggatctctgtgagttcgagaccagcctggtctacagagctagttccaggacaggctccaaagccacagagaaaccctgtctcgagaaaccaaaaaaaaaaaaaaaaaaagaaaagaaaaacaactctgggcagtggtgtgctcgcctttaatcccagcactagggaggcagaggcaggtggatctctgtgacttcaggccagcttggtctacagagcaagttccaggacagctaggactgttaaccctatctcaaaaaaaaaaaaaatttaaaaaaaagaaagaacaacaacaaaacaaaacacaacaaagaacAGTGGTTCACCCAGGTATCTTCTGAATACTATTGAAATGAGTGAGGTAACGCCATTCTGTCTCTACTTTATTTAGCTTGTGTTTGCCTGTCTATTTCTCAGTCCTCTATCCCCAACAACCATGTCTGCCTTGGCAACACATTTGAGATTTCCATGGCCTCAACCATGGTCCAGTTATATTAGCCAAAATGATTAAAGTAAACTAAAATAACTAAAGGCAATATAAATAGAAATTgtgagcctggcatggtggtgcatgcttttagtcccaacactagggagaagCAGGGGAATCtaaatgagtttgaggccagttcaatctacaaagcaagttccacggcagccagggctacacagagaaactgtctccaaaacaaaacaaaaaattaattgtCATGTTATGTTTGAAATAATTACCATGCTTTGCCAGAAATAAACGTTTCAAGGTTACTATGACCCTCATCTAATTTTGATGTAAATTGTAGTCTTTGTGGGTTTTGCCCTTTAAAACTTTGCAGCCCTGGGCTTGGACACCAAGAGGTTTCAGAGACACATGCCTGCTCTTGGTCTAACatcaataaaaaccaaaaactttttctttttcaagacagggtttctctgtgtatccttggctatcctagaactcactatgtagaccagactggcatcgaactcactgagatccttctgcctctgactcccgagtgctggaattaaagacattcaTTACCTCCACCCAGTCCaaaaacttaaaacttttaaTATCTTAATATGTTTGttggctggatggtggtggcacacgtctttaattccagcacttggaaggcaggggcaggcagatctctgtgagttcgaggccagcctggtctacagagcaagtgccaggacaggctccaaagctacaaagaaaccctgtctcgaaaaagaaaatgGTTGTCAAGGTTGTCAATAACTATTTCAAGTGGGTCATTTCACCATTGATACATGCCCCTGGTTGGACTACAGGACCTTATtaagcatgctaggcaaatgctctagcACTGAATGCCACATGCACACGCTACACACATTGTCTTTCAGAATGTTATTTTTCTTACGTGTATGGACGTGCATTACGTGCAGGCAAGTACCTGACTCCTGTGGAGATCTGCTTCTTCTAAAACTAAAATTACAGGTAGTTTTGAGTTGCCATCTGGGCACTGAGAAATGAGCctaggtcctttgaaagagcagataTGCCACTGCGCTTAACTGCTAAGCATATTTCCTGCCCAcatattgttttttgtttatttttttttacattctttcccACTTCTCAGACCAACCTGgactttttctcaaaataaaactgcCTATCTTTGACTTTCTACACATCTCTGCTCCTTCCTACATGTCTCTTACTTTCCAAAGGATCAAGTGCAAACTAAGGAAAACTTGGACCTCTCAAACTACAGAATGGTGGGTGTTTCTGTTTGTATGGCTTTAGCAATGTCTTGTCAATTTTATGGTCTTACTCTGAAAAAATAAAGTGATTAAACAGAAAATATAGCTTTTCTCACAAAAACATATAGTTCTTATGTTTTATAATTCTAAGTAATGCTAGTGtctctggccaggtggtggtgctgcacacctttaatcccaagcactcatgaggcagaggcaggtgatctctctgagtttgaggccagcctggtctacaaagtgagttcttgGACAGACCAGCAGaccaggctacacaaagaaacactgtttcaataaaccaaaaaagaaagaaagaaagaaagacagactggCCTgtatgggttggagagatgactcagaagttaagagtagcACTTGCTGTGCTTGTTGAGCTTGCTACTCTTGCAGCActagcagaggacctggttgggttcccagcactcacatggcccctagaaactgtctgtaactccagtactaggtgatctaatgtcctcttctgacttacAGAGGCACCAGTAAGGCACatagtgaatatatatattcattcaggtaaacatacatacaaatataatacatgaatctattttcaataattagaactttgcaaacatgaggacctcaATTTGAGGGCACAGCATTCATGTCAAAAGCCTGACATGGCTGCCAGTGCTTGTAACCCTAGCATAGGGGAGCAGAGACAAATAAATCCtgtatgtggggctggagagatggctcagaggttaagagcactgcctgctcttccaaaggtcctgagttcaattcccagcaaccacatggtggctcacaaccatctgtaatgaggtctggtgccctcttctgacctacagtcatacacacagacaaaatattgtatacataataaataaatattttaaaaaaatcctgtatgtgtgtacattcacatgtgtgcatcagacacatatacacacatgcatgttcaaaCTCCCAAGCAAAAACCGCTCTATAAAATTCACAATTCAAGATGTCTGTGGCTATTTGGGGTCAGAGGAGTAAGGAAGAATCTGCAGAGATTAGCTGTCACAGGTCTACCTTGACATCCTCTGtgctgaaacattttttttttcttagatgttGGGGAATGAGACAGAGTGTTGGTGGGTGGTCAAAGGTGGTTTcaaatcttcctacctcaaactcttagtgctgggtttacagggaTATGCCACCATACTTAGCTAGTTTCTCAGTTTAGGTTTTAATGAAGCAAATGCACTAATACTAAACGTTTGAAATACAGTGACATATATTTTACATAGCTGAAatacttatttaataaaatatcaaatttcTTCCTTACAACTGACTTAAAAGACTTATACTTGTTCAGAAATTTAATAACCCACCAGAGATTATGTAGCTGATGAGCCTACGAGAGGCCTTAGGATGTGTGCTCTGTTCCAAAGTCTATGCCAATTTTACAATCCAGTAGGAGCAAAGGGGGAGAGGCCTGGAAAGGGAACAGCTGGGGTTAGGCACTCTCCCTAGCGAATGAGGCAGGCAACCCACGCCTTCTCGGATACAGAGTCACAGAGTCAATTTAGAAAACCAAGATGCTTTCTGACGTCCACTGTGACAGTAGGCGAGGTCCGAGTAGTGGCCACCTGAGTTCTCTAGAGTCTTCATCACTGCATCACTAACACGGGTGCTCTGACGTGCTGAAGGCTGACGTTGGTGTCGGGAGTGACAGATGCCCCAGCAGCTAGTGGCGGAGCGGGAGGTTCTCGTTGCTGACCAATTCTCTGTGGACAAGCACAACCCCTAGGGTCGTCCCCGCGGGCCACCGACGATCGGCGGGTACCGGGAACAGCTGGTCCAGCCGAGACGTGGGTCCCTAGGGCGGAGGGCGGGAACTAATCAGGGTGGACTACAATTCCCACAATGCTCCCGGGTCGCAGCCGCGGGGAAGGAGAGGGACCTCAGGTGTTTGCGACCTCGGTGCCTCCGGCCCGGAAGTGCCCGAGGGGCCGAGATGGAGCTGGTGGAGTTGGGCGGTGAGTCGCCGCGTGTGACCGCGCCCACCCTGTCGCCCCAGGCCACAGCTGGGCTTTGCACGCCCCGCCCCGAGATCTCTGGTGCCCTCCTGCTgctgggggggagggagagggaggcggGCTGATGGAAGGAGTGATggagcagtgggggtggggagagctaAGTCTAGGTTCTCCGGAAGGATCAAGGGTCTGGAGATCTCTGGGTTTGGCAAGGTTGCCCCCACAGGCGCTGAGTAGGGCTACTGTGGGGTGGGGTTTGGGTGGACCCAAGAAGGGGCCGAGCTGGATAGGCAACCAGATTGGCCAAGGGCGGAGTTTGACGTTTAGCGTTGTCTGGGAAGCTTTGGGAAGCTCTGTGTGTTGTGGGTGGGGTTTGGGTAGATGGTAAAGGGGAGTGTTAGGGGCTATAGGAGACCCTTATGTCGAGAAGAGAAACTTAAAGGACAGGGCATCAGATGAGCTTTGCTGGGAATAGGTGAAGGAGTGAATTTTGGGATGAAGTGGACAAAAGTATAGGTAAGCTTTTGGGTAAAGTTTGATGGAGGCTAAATTTAGGAAGGATCGCTTAGAAGAACAAGGCCCTTACTTGGATATAGGGTTTGGGTGAATTGGGGAGCTGAATGAAGACCTAGAACTCAGACAGCAAAGTTAAGACTTGGACTCTGGTGATGGAAAGggacaaaacaagaaagcaaatttGGGACTACAGGATGCTGGACCGGTCTGTATCCTGGGGTAGGTAAGAAGACAGAATAACTGGAACGGTGGGAGGGTTGTAGCACAGTGGATTCAAGGGCTTGTTGAAGTCGGGTCAGAAAGCAGCCTCTCATCAATCCTTGTGCTTCTTTAGCTCGGTAGCACCTCTGGCAACTCAGGTGCCATGGCCTTGATTGAAGGAGTAGGCGATGAGGTGACTGTCCTTTTTTCGGTGCTTGCGTGCCTTCTGGTGCTGGCCCTTGCCTGGGTCTCAACACATACCACTGAGAATACAGACCCCCTGCCACAGCCGTCAGGGACCGCAACCCCAGCACAGCCCAGCGAAGCCATGGCAGCCACAGACAGCATCAGAGAGGAGGCCCCAGGGGCTGAGAGCCCCAGCCTGAGACACAGAGGTCCATCAACACATCCAGAACCTGACACCGAGGTCACAGCAACAGCACCACCTCCTGACTCCCTGCAGGAACCCCTAGTGCTACGGTTGAAATTTCTCAATGACTCTGAGCAGGTGGCCAGGGCCTGGCCTCAGGACACCATAGGCTCCTTGAAAAGGTAAGCTGGGAAGAGGGTAAGAACAGAATCCTAAAAATGGGGTGGGTGACTGTAGAAGGGCCACTAGAGATATTTGAAGCTCACCCTTATTTTCTGTTTGAGAAAACTGTCTCCTCTGGACACTTAAACCCTATAGCTGTTAATCTGTTCAAACCTGCCCCCCAGAGGCCAGGATCTGGGTGCTTTGTAGAGTGCAGGGGTGAAGGTTGGGATCGGTCCTCTGAGCAAAGGACCAGGACTTCCTGAGGCCTGCTCTCTTACCCAGGTCCCT is a window of Microtus pennsylvanicus isolate mMicPen1 chromosome 21, mMicPen1.hap1, whole genome shotgun sequence DNA encoding:
- the Tmub1 gene encoding transmembrane and ubiquitin-like domain-containing protein 1; the protein is MALIEGVGDEVTVLFSVLACLLVLALAWVSTHTTENTDPLPQPSGTATPAQPSEAMAATDSIREEAPGAESPSLRHRGPSTHPEPDTEVTATAPPPDSLQEPLVLRLKFLNDSEQVARAWPQDTIGSLKRTQFPGREQQVRLIYQGQLLGDDTQTLGSLHLPPNCVLHCHVSTRVGPPHPPCPPGSEPGPSGLEIGSLLLPLLLLLLLLLWYCQIQYRPFFPLTATLGLAGFTLLLSLLAFAMYRP